A single window of Paenibacillus sp. SYP-B4298 DNA harbors:
- the spoIIIAC gene encoding stage III sporulation protein AC, whose product MNMDVSAIFQIAGIGIIIAMIHTVLKQMGKEDMAHWVTVIGFVVVLFMVVRLLNELFQEIKTIFLFQ is encoded by the coding sequence ATGAACATGGATGTCAGCGCTATTTTTCAGATTGCGGGTATCGGAATTATTATTGCAATGATTCACACGGTGCTCAAGCAGATGGGCAAGGAGGATATGGCCCATTGGGTAACGGTAATCGGATTTGTCGTGGTGCTGTTTATGGTTGTTCGTCTTCTCAATGAGCTGTTCCAAGAAATCAAGACGATCTTTCTGTTCCAGTAG
- the spoIIIAD gene encoding stage III sporulation protein AD encodes MEMIQIVGLGLIATILILVVREQKPIFAFVLAAFTGVYLFLFLIGKIDTVITMIEHLANRSGIPGIYMATVLKIIGIAYIAEFGAQIVRDAGQESIAAKIEFAGKVLILVMAVPIISVIVETVLNLLPAGG; translated from the coding sequence ATGGAAATGATCCAGATTGTCGGACTCGGCCTGATCGCCACGATTCTCATCCTTGTTGTTCGCGAGCAAAAGCCGATCTTCGCTTTCGTGCTGGCTGCTTTTACCGGCGTCTACCTGTTTCTGTTTCTAATCGGCAAAATCGATACGGTCATCACGATGATTGAGCATCTGGCCAATCGCTCCGGTATACCCGGCATCTACATGGCGACGGTGTTGAAGATTATCGGTATTGCCTATATCGCTGAATTTGGTGCACAGATTGTGCGCGATGCTGGACAGGAGAGCATTGCCGCCAAGATCGAGTTTGCCGGGAAGGTGCTTATTCTTGTGATGGCGGTGCCGATCATCAGTGTCATCGTGGAGACGGTGTTGAATCTGCTTCCGGCGGGAGGATAG
- the spoIIIAE gene encoding stage III sporulation protein AE translates to MSRKLTCKLLLCVWILAIALSAWCVYAVEAAPASVPQGGGQAERGELEQSADRLVKEQLRMIETGSVETYWTELVTEYGGYFPGGEMPSFMELVQAGGGGIRLVDMLKALLRYILHEVLYNGKLLAAVVLLTVFSMILETMQTAFERKAVSKVAYAVSYMVLIILAVNSFYVAIGYAKDAINGMIQFMMAMIPLLLTLLASMGNIVTVSVMHPLIIFMIHTVGTLIHAIVFPLLFFSAVLHIASAISDRFKVTQLADLIRKCAVGLLGVLLTVFLGVISVQGASGGVTDGITLKTAKFITGNFVPVVGRAFSDAADTVMSASLLVKNAVGIAGVVILLFLCAFPAVKILALALIYNVCAAVLQPLGDSPIIDCLETIGKTMIYVFAALAAVGLMFFLAVTIILTAGNAAVMLR, encoded by the coding sequence ATGAGTCGCAAATTAACGTGCAAGCTACTCCTCTGCGTCTGGATTCTCGCAATCGCTCTATCTGCTTGGTGCGTGTATGCGGTCGAGGCGGCGCCAGCTTCTGTTCCCCAAGGCGGGGGACAAGCGGAGCGAGGGGAGCTGGAGCAATCGGCGGATCGGCTGGTGAAGGAGCAGTTGCGCATGATTGAGACGGGCTCGGTTGAGACCTACTGGACAGAGCTGGTTACTGAATACGGCGGTTATTTTCCCGGGGGGGAAATGCCGAGCTTCATGGAGCTGGTTCAAGCCGGAGGCGGCGGTATCAGACTGGTAGATATGCTCAAGGCGCTGCTTCGCTATATACTGCATGAGGTGTTATACAACGGCAAGCTGCTGGCTGCTGTCGTCCTGCTGACCGTGTTCAGTATGATACTGGAAACCATGCAGACGGCCTTTGAACGCAAGGCGGTAAGCAAGGTCGCCTATGCTGTATCTTACATGGTGCTGATTATTCTAGCCGTGAACAGCTTCTATGTCGCCATCGGTTATGCGAAGGATGCGATTAACGGCATGATTCAGTTCATGATGGCGATGATTCCGCTGCTGCTGACCTTGCTTGCATCCATGGGCAATATTGTCACCGTCTCGGTCATGCATCCGCTCATTATTTTCATGATTCATACGGTAGGAACACTCATTCATGCGATCGTCTTTCCACTGCTGTTCTTCTCTGCGGTACTGCATATTGCTAGCGCCATTAGTGACCGCTTCAAGGTGACCCAGCTTGCGGACTTGATCCGCAAATGTGCGGTGGGGCTGCTAGGAGTGCTGCTGACGGTATTCCTTGGCGTAATCTCCGTGCAGGGTGCCAGCGGCGGCGTAACCGACGGCATTACACTCAAGACAGCCAAATTCATTACAGGCAACTTTGTCCCGGTCGTCGGAAGGGCGTTCTCCGATGCGGCGGATACGGTGATGTCGGCCTCGCTGCTCGTCAAAAATGCAGTTGGTATTGCGGGTGTCGTAATTCTGCTCTTTCTCTGTGCCTTCCCTGCCGTCAAAATACTGGCGCTCGCCCTGATCTACAATGTATGCGCGGCAGTGCTGCAGCCGCTCGGAGACAGCCCGATTATCGACTGTCTGGAGACGATCGGCAAGACGATGATCTATGTATTTGCAGCGCTGGCGGCAGTGGGGCTGATGTTCTTCCTGGCCGTTACGATCATATTGACAGCCGGCAACGCTGCCGTCATGCTCCGTTAG
- a CDS encoding stage III sporulation protein AF, which translates to MDLLLPSNAYQRYVRLVIGLIILLTLLSPILRLLQGDFETRLAGSLGDWMSVKPTAAEVTRIEEQAASLQQQRAQQAASLAKIRLEEEMRTELERVTGLAIASLTVVLEQDGEARWRVRTVEAVLDEERATPHSGDDVEPVAPVTIEVSAAIEPEPIAPVGEDRAQERERLKSVDAQREEADVGESLPSGDSRYQAIAAALSAGYAVAPEAVRVYARTGK; encoded by the coding sequence ATCGACCTGCTGTTGCCGAGCAACGCATACCAGCGCTATGTCCGGCTCGTGATCGGTCTCATTATATTGCTGACGCTGCTCTCCCCTATTCTGCGTCTGTTGCAGGGGGACTTCGAGACGAGACTTGCCGGCAGCCTGGGAGACTGGATGAGCGTCAAGCCAACAGCAGCAGAGGTGACGCGCATTGAAGAGCAGGCAGCATCGCTTCAGCAGCAGCGTGCCCAGCAGGCAGCTTCCTTGGCGAAGATCAGGCTGGAGGAGGAGATGCGAACGGAATTAGAACGGGTCACAGGGCTGGCGATTGCCTCCTTGACGGTCGTGCTGGAGCAGGATGGGGAAGCAAGATGGCGCGTTCGCACTGTGGAGGCGGTGCTGGATGAGGAGAGGGCAACACCTCACAGCGGTGATGATGTGGAACCGGTCGCTCCGGTAACAATCGAGGTATCCGCTGCGATCGAGCCGGAGCCCATCGCCCCAGTGGGCGAAGACAGGGCCCAAGAACGCGAGCGGCTGAAGTCTGTTGATGCTCAGCGCGAAGAGGCGGATGTGGGGGAGTCTTTGCCATCCGGTGACAGTCGGTATCAGGCGATCGCGGCTGCATTGTCTGCCGGATATGCGGTGGCGCCGGAGGCGGTGCGCGTCTATGCGAGGACTGGCAAATGA
- the spoIIIAG gene encoding stage III sporulation protein AG: MANWLSRIESMLGQGPSGPKRVRTMRWLLLIGAAGIGLMIVNSFLTMRQVEPTAHAPQTAPEARETLLGHGDEPDSVFEALERPLENRLKDILEKIVGVGTVDVLVTIDSTEETVVKQNEKQSQQLTEETDRGGGKRHITSTTRDGQVVIYEVSGEQTPLVTKKIKPQIRGILIVALGAENQTVRQLIMEAVKKGYSVPAHRISVVPRKQP, translated from the coding sequence ATGGCGAATTGGCTGAGCCGCATCGAATCGATGCTTGGGCAAGGGCCGTCAGGCCCCAAAAGAGTGCGAACGATGCGCTGGCTGCTGCTGATTGGAGCGGCGGGCATCGGCTTGATGATCGTGAATTCATTTCTAACGATGCGGCAGGTAGAGCCGACCGCCCACGCTCCACAGACAGCGCCTGAGGCTCGGGAGACGTTGCTTGGACACGGGGACGAACCCGACTCCGTCTTTGAAGCGTTGGAACGACCATTGGAAAATCGACTGAAGGACATATTGGAGAAAATTGTGGGGGTCGGTACGGTTGATGTACTCGTCACGATTGATTCTACAGAAGAGACGGTCGTCAAGCAGAATGAGAAGCAATCCCAGCAACTGACCGAGGAGACCGACCGCGGTGGGGGCAAACGGCATATTACCTCGACGACGCGTGACGGCCAGGTTGTTATCTACGAGGTATCTGGAGAGCAGACCCCGCTTGTAACCAAAAAAATCAAGCCGCAAATTCGCGGCATCCTGATCGTCGCTCTGGGGGCAGAGAATCAGACAGTGCGACAGCTCATTATGGAGGCAGTAAAGAAAGGCTACAGTGTGCCGGCGCATCGAATCTCTGTCGTCCCCCGGAAGCAGCCATAA
- a CDS encoding SpoIIIAH-like family protein encodes MNSKRQTVWLVSMLSLMVILSAYYLFTEDGSSKSPAGQAQTAGLDSSSGDTQQVVVNETELGGQAALSEEDLKVIQKFEEEESRAVSSSDYFMEQQFKRAEAVQTEYDRLMGIVSDTTNTGAEEASSAMEQVEKLEQHEEKISELESSLRDEFKNVVVSQEKDSYKVVVDGEKLERSQADSIIQLVMNTLEVGADRVTVQLHH; translated from the coding sequence ATGAATTCCAAAAGACAAACGGTATGGCTCGTATCGATGTTAAGCTTGATGGTTATTTTGTCCGCTTATTATCTGTTTACAGAGGATGGAAGCTCCAAGTCTCCTGCGGGGCAGGCACAGACAGCGGGACTGGACAGCAGTAGCGGTGACACCCAGCAAGTCGTTGTAAATGAGACCGAGCTTGGCGGTCAAGCGGCGCTGTCGGAGGAGGATTTGAAGGTGATTCAAAAGTTTGAAGAGGAAGAAAGCCGCGCCGTATCCTCTTCTGACTATTTCATGGAGCAGCAGTTCAAGCGGGCGGAAGCTGTACAGACAGAATATGACCGTCTGATGGGCATTGTATCGGATACGACCAACACGGGCGCTGAGGAAGCGAGCAGTGCTATGGAGCAGGTAGAGAAGCTGGAGCAGCATGAGGAAAAGATCAGCGAGCTGGAGAGCAGTCTGCGCGATGAGTTCAAAAATGTCGTTGTCTCTCAGGAGAAGGACAGCTATAAAGTAGTTGTGGATGGGGAAAAGTTGGAAAGAAGCCAGGCCGACAGCATTATCCAGCTCGTGATGAATACGCTGGAGGTGGGCGCGGATCGGGTAACCGTGCAACTTCACCATTGA
- the accB gene encoding acetyl-CoA carboxylase biotin carboxyl carrier protein, with amino-acid sequence MFKLSEIKELIKLVDQTSVQELEIENEGTRLLIRKPGKTEVVNVQTASVPHTYSPVAMPQASPAPAVQPEASAPAAPASPAASGLHQIVSPMVGTFYRSPSPDAAPFVNTGDRVSEKSVVCILEAMKLMNELEADVRGEIVEVLVENGQLVEFGQPLFLVKPE; translated from the coding sequence ATGTTCAAATTGAGCGAGATTAAAGAGCTGATTAAACTAGTTGATCAGACCTCTGTACAAGAGCTCGAAATTGAAAATGAAGGGACGCGCCTGCTTATTCGCAAACCGGGCAAGACCGAAGTGGTGAATGTACAGACAGCCTCGGTTCCTCATACATATTCGCCTGTTGCCATGCCTCAGGCGTCACCAGCCCCGGCTGTACAGCCTGAAGCGTCAGCACCAGCAGCTCCGGCCTCTCCGGCAGCAAGCGGGCTTCATCAGATTGTTTCCCCTATGGTTGGCACTTTCTACCGTTCGCCGTCCCCGGACGCAGCGCCTTTCGTGAATACCGGAGACCGCGTAAGCGAGAAGTCGGTTGTATGCATTCTTGAAGCAATGAAGCTAATGAACGAGCTGGAAGCAGATGTCCGTGGCGAGATCGTCGAGGTTCTAGTTGAGAACGGACAGCTTGTGGAGTTCGGACAACCGTTGTTCCTGGTCAAGCCGGAATAA
- the accC gene encoding acetyl-CoA carboxylase biotin carboxylase subunit — protein sequence MKFHKILIANRGEIAVRIIRACHELGIQSVAVYSEADRDSLHVKLADEAYCIGPTLSKDSYLNLTNIMSVATLTGCDAIHPGYGFLAENADFAEICESCNIAFIGPSPSAISRMGDKAVAKQTMKSANVPVIPGSEGLIEDLDEAVRVAREIGYPVIIKATAGGGGKGIRIAEDEPSLVQQITTAQQEAQKAFGNAGVYLEKFLTGMKHVEIQIMADKHGNAVHLFERDCSVQRRRQKLVEEAPCPILTPEQRERMGQAAVRAALAVDYSGAGTLEFLLSPDGEFYFMEMNTRIQVEHPVTEMITNVDLIKEMIMVAEGQPLSFRQEDLSINGWAIECRINAEDAERNFMPSAGHIPFYLPPGGPGVRVDSAVYPGYTISPHYDSMIAKLIVWGSTREEAVSRMKRALSEFAIEGIKTTIPFHMKLLNHHRFLQGDFDIKFLEEHDVNDPES from the coding sequence GTGAAATTTCATAAAATACTTATTGCCAACCGCGGAGAGATTGCGGTGCGCATCATTCGCGCCTGCCACGAGCTTGGCATTCAGTCGGTCGCTGTCTACTCCGAAGCGGATCGCGACTCGCTGCATGTCAAGCTAGCGGATGAGGCCTATTGCATCGGGCCGACCTTATCCAAGGACAGCTACCTGAATCTGACCAACATTATGAGCGTAGCGACGTTGACCGGCTGTGATGCGATCCATCCGGGCTATGGTTTTTTGGCGGAAAATGCGGATTTTGCTGAGATTTGCGAGTCGTGCAACATCGCCTTCATCGGACCTTCTCCATCTGCAATTAGCCGGATGGGGGATAAGGCGGTCGCGAAGCAGACGATGAAGAGTGCCAATGTCCCGGTCATTCCAGGCTCGGAAGGCTTGATCGAGGATCTGGACGAGGCGGTGCGAGTAGCGCGCGAGATCGGATACCCGGTCATCATCAAGGCAACGGCTGGCGGCGGCGGCAAGGGTATCCGCATTGCGGAGGACGAGCCATCGCTAGTTCAGCAGATTACAACGGCACAACAGGAGGCGCAGAAGGCATTCGGTAATGCGGGCGTCTACCTGGAGAAGTTCCTGACAGGCATGAAGCATGTCGAGATTCAGATTATGGCAGACAAGCATGGCAATGCCGTCCATCTGTTCGAGCGGGATTGCTCGGTGCAGCGTCGCCGCCAGAAGCTAGTGGAGGAGGCGCCTTGTCCGATTCTGACACCAGAACAGCGTGAGAGAATGGGACAGGCTGCTGTGCGCGCAGCGCTTGCTGTCGACTATTCCGGCGCGGGAACGCTAGAGTTCTTGCTCTCGCCTGACGGAGAGTTCTACTTCATGGAGATGAACACCCGCATCCAGGTCGAGCATCCGGTCACCGAGATGATAACGAATGTCGACTTGATCAAGGAAATGATCATGGTGGCCGAGGGCCAGCCGTTGTCATTCCGCCAGGAAGACCTGTCCATCAATGGCTGGGCGATCGAATGCCGGATCAATGCCGAGGACGCTGAGCGCAACTTCATGCCGTCTGCGGGACATATTCCATTCTATCTGCCTCCGGGCGGTCCCGGCGTGCGTGTCGACAGTGCGGTTTATCCAGGCTATACCATCTCTCCGCACTATGATTCAATGATCGCCAAGCTGATTGTATGGGGATCTACGCGGGAGGAGGCAGTTAGCCGCATGAAGCGGGCGCTGTCCGAATTCGCGATTGAAGGCATCAAGACGACCATCCCGTTTCATATGAAGTTGCTGAATCATCACCGCTTTTTGCAAGGGGATTTTGACATAAAATTCCTGGAAGAGCATGATGTAAATGACCCGGAATCATAG
- a CDS encoding Asp23/Gls24 family envelope stress response protein, with product MSTIAADYEKTDMGTIQIAPEVIEVIAGLATIEVQGVAGMSGGLAGGIAELLGRKNLSKGVKVEVGQREAAVDVSIIVEYGNRIPEIAAEIQRNVKRSIEMMTGLHVVEVNVHIHDVHFKSAEKPSEEEDLQSNRVK from the coding sequence ATGAGTACAATTGCAGCCGATTACGAGAAGACAGACATGGGTACCATCCAGATCGCTCCTGAGGTCATTGAGGTGATCGCAGGCCTGGCAACGATCGAGGTACAAGGTGTTGCGGGGATGAGCGGTGGGCTGGCAGGTGGAATCGCCGAGCTGCTGGGCCGCAAAAACTTGTCCAAGGGTGTCAAGGTTGAGGTTGGCCAGCGTGAAGCGGCAGTCGATGTATCGATTATCGTGGAGTATGGCAATCGTATTCCTGAGATTGCAGCCGAGATTCAGCGCAATGTGAAGCGCTCGATCGAGATGATGACGGGGCTGCATGTTGTGGAAGTGAATGTGCATATTCATGATGTGCATTTCAAGTCTGCAGAGAAGCCTAGCGAGGAAGAAGACCTTCAATCCAATCGTGTGAAGTAA
- the amaP gene encoding alkaline shock response membrane anchor protein AmaP, whose amino-acid sequence MVKIMDRLLLFVYSLIIGILSVFALSMGAGWVHEELAGTWLDALYSELPLQITVISVAVILFLISFRLFYISVKRGNASSPSIDQRTDFGDIRISMETVENLSLKAAGKQKGVRELKARIRVLESGLEITLRAVVDGESSIPALTEEIQRSVKEHVEDITGIPVTSVTVFVANIIQTQTFKSRVE is encoded by the coding sequence GTGGTAAAAATTATGGATAGGCTTCTGCTTTTCGTGTATAGCCTTATCATAGGTATTTTGTCCGTGTTCGCCTTGAGCATGGGGGCTGGGTGGGTGCATGAGGAATTGGCGGGCACATGGCTGGATGCGTTGTACAGCGAGCTGCCGTTGCAGATAACCGTCATTTCCGTAGCGGTCATCCTGTTTTTGATCAGCTTTCGTCTATTTTATATTTCCGTCAAACGGGGCAATGCGTCCAGTCCTTCCATCGACCAGCGGACAGATTTTGGCGATATACGTATCTCCATGGAGACGGTGGAGAACCTGTCCCTGAAGGCAGCCGGCAAGCAAAAGGGAGTACGCGAGCTAAAGGCGCGCATTCGGGTTCTGGAATCTGGTCTTGAGATTACACTGCGTGCTGTGGTCGACGGAGAGAGCTCGATCCCGGCATTAACAGAGGAGATTCAGCGTAGCGTCAAGGAGCATGTGGAGGATATTACAGGCATTCCGGTTACCTCGGTCACCGTATTTGTAGCGAATATTATTCAGACCCAAACCTTCAAAAGTCGCGTGGAATAG
- a CDS encoding DUF2273 domain-containing protein — MWRELWTVYGGRITGVAAALFLGFIYLFAGFWDMLFVALLLWIGYYVGKQRDLSADPFQMWQQLVDWLQRRWRMFRR, encoded by the coding sequence ATGTGGAGGGAGCTATGGACAGTTTACGGCGGGCGAATAACTGGCGTCGCCGCCGCATTGTTTCTAGGATTTATCTATCTATTCGCCGGTTTCTGGGATATGCTGTTTGTTGCATTGCTTCTATGGATTGGCTATTACGTCGGCAAGCAACGGGATCTCTCGGCAGATCCGTTCCAGATGTGGCAGCAGCTTGTAGATTGGCTGCAGCGTCGCTGGCGTATGTTCAGAAGGTAG
- the nusB gene encoding transcription antitermination factor NusB, whose translation MKRRLAREIAIQSLYQMEMNEVAAEEAVNMLLQEAREENEIDAAAEDIKGIEEFVRQLVNGVAGNRQAIDDMLQQYLTGWQVDRLSRVDRQVLRLACYELVYTSDVPPKAIINEAIELAKLFGTDESGKFVNGVLGRLLKALDELKQR comes from the coding sequence ATGAAACGTAGATTGGCACGTGAGATTGCAATTCAGAGCTTGTATCAAATGGAAATGAATGAGGTGGCCGCAGAAGAAGCGGTTAACATGCTGCTTCAGGAAGCACGAGAGGAAAATGAGATTGATGCGGCGGCGGAGGACATCAAGGGAATCGAGGAATTCGTCCGGCAGTTGGTTAACGGGGTGGCAGGCAACCGCCAGGCCATAGATGATATGCTGCAGCAGTATTTGACAGGCTGGCAGGTGGACAGGCTCTCTCGGGTTGATCGGCAGGTGCTGCGACTGGCCTGCTATGAGCTCGTCTACACCAGCGATGTTCCGCCCAAGGCGATTATTAATGAGGCGATAGAGCTTGCTAAGCTGTTTGGCACGGATGAATCCGGCAAGTTCGTTAATGGTGTGTTGGGCAGGCTGTTGAAAGCATTGGATGAATTGAAGCAAAGATAA
- the folD gene encoding bifunctional methylenetetrahydrofolate dehydrogenase/methenyltetrahydrofolate cyclohydrolase FolD, producing MTAQRIDGKQISELVRQEVSEQTSRLKERGVTPGLAVVLVGEDPASKVYVGSKEKACQQMGFYSEVHRLPEQTTEQDLLALIDRLNAQSSIHGILVQLPLPRHINEKAVIDAISVDKDVDGFHPVSTGNLMIGDDSLLPCTPAGCIELIKRTGTEIAGKHAVVIGRSNIVGKPVAMLLLRENATVTICHSRTANMKELTKQADILVVAIGKANAIDSSYVKPGAVVIDVGINRLDTGKLAGDVDFASAQEVAGYITPVPGGVGPMTITMLMNNTLTAAKRIHGIEE from the coding sequence ATGACAGCACAGCGTATTGATGGCAAACAGATCTCCGAGTTGGTTCGTCAGGAGGTAAGCGAGCAGACTAGCAGACTGAAGGAGCGGGGCGTCACACCTGGACTAGCCGTCGTGCTGGTAGGCGAGGACCCGGCGTCCAAAGTATATGTGGGCAGCAAGGAGAAGGCATGCCAGCAGATGGGGTTTTATTCCGAGGTGCATCGCCTGCCTGAGCAGACAACGGAGCAGGATTTGCTGGCGCTGATTGACCGGTTGAATGCCCAGAGCTCGATTCACGGTATTCTGGTACAGTTGCCTCTGCCGCGTCATATTAACGAGAAGGCAGTCATCGATGCGATCAGTGTGGACAAGGATGTGGATGGCTTCCATCCGGTAAGCACCGGCAATCTGATGATTGGTGATGACAGTCTGCTGCCATGCACGCCTGCGGGCTGTATTGAATTAATTAAAAGAACGGGAACAGAAATTGCTGGAAAGCATGCGGTTGTAATCGGACGGAGCAATATTGTCGGCAAACCGGTCGCCATGCTGCTGCTGCGTGAGAATGCGACAGTGACGATCTGCCATTCCAGAACGGCCAATATGAAGGAACTGACGAAGCAGGCGGATATTCTCGTCGTAGCGATCGGCAAAGCGAATGCCATCGATAGCAGCTATGTGAAGCCTGGCGCTGTCGTCATTGATGTCGGCATTAACCGTCTGGATACGGGAAAGCTGGCAGGCGATGTTGACTTTGCGAGCGCTCAGGAGGTTGCTGGCTACATTACGCCTGTTCCAGGTGGGGTCGGCCCGATGACAATCACGATGCTGATGAACAATACGCTTACCGCAGCGAAGCGCATCCACGGAATCGAGGAGTGA
- the xseA gene encoding exodeoxyribonuclease VII large subunit, whose product MAQHPRIYSIKEVSRYMKLKLESDTVLSDIWLRGELSNFTHHSSGHMYFTLKDAASRIKCVMFASHNQRLPFIPKEGMKVMARGSVSVYERDGNYQFYAHAMQPDGIGSLYLAYEQLKRTLEAEGLFAPERKKQIPLYPKAIGVVTSPTGAAVRDILITLERRYPSVPVVVVPVLVQGAQAAPSIVRALHLLNLLGEVDVLIVGRGGGSLEELWAFNEESVARAIAASVIPVISAVGHETDYTIADFVADLRAPTPTAAAELAVQHRQELKQQVQRLEQRLQQALQRRLLHSRERLERARSSRMLRQPQRMLLEPTQRADRLRAELLGQMARLQERTVQRYKQLQTRLGAMQPDEQLKYADARRRNAQQRLTQAMLAQLRSGRQELSSRVRSLDALSPLKVMSRGYSLLYQEGGKLVRSVEDTAVGETVQVLLADGSLDCTVINKERS is encoded by the coding sequence ATGGCGCAGCATCCGCGCATTTATTCCATCAAGGAAGTTAGCCGCTATATGAAGCTGAAGCTGGAGTCGGACACGGTGCTGTCCGACATCTGGCTGCGCGGGGAGTTGTCTAACTTTACGCATCATTCCAGCGGCCATATGTACTTCACGTTAAAGGACGCAGCGAGTCGGATCAAATGCGTCATGTTTGCCTCCCACAACCAGCGTCTGCCCTTTATCCCCAAGGAGGGGATGAAGGTGATGGCGCGTGGAAGCGTATCCGTCTATGAACGGGACGGCAACTATCAATTCTATGCTCATGCCATGCAGCCGGATGGCATCGGCAGTCTCTATCTTGCCTATGAGCAGTTGAAGAGGACGCTGGAGGCCGAAGGATTGTTTGCGCCAGAGCGCAAGAAGCAGATTCCGCTATATCCGAAGGCGATCGGAGTTGTAACATCCCCCACGGGAGCTGCTGTGAGGGATATTTTGATTACCCTGGAACGGCGCTATCCTTCGGTGCCGGTTGTCGTTGTACCTGTGCTGGTGCAGGGGGCACAGGCGGCCCCTTCGATTGTGCGCGCGCTCCATTTGTTGAATCTTCTTGGCGAGGTCGACGTATTAATTGTTGGCAGAGGCGGCGGGTCGCTTGAGGAGCTATGGGCGTTCAATGAAGAGTCGGTGGCTCGCGCCATCGCGGCATCTGTTATTCCGGTCATCTCTGCTGTAGGACATGAGACGGATTATACGATTGCCGACTTTGTGGCCGATCTTAGGGCGCCAACTCCTACGGCTGCTGCCGAGCTAGCTGTGCAGCACAGGCAAGAGCTGAAGCAGCAAGTGCAGCGCCTGGAGCAGCGCCTGCAGCAGGCGCTTCAACGACGGCTGCTGCACAGTCGGGAGCGGCTGGAACGCGCACGCAGCTCGCGTATGTTAAGGCAGCCGCAGCGTATGCTGCTGGAGCCGACGCAACGCGCCGACAGGCTGCGCGCCGAGCTGCTTGGGCAAATGGCGAGGCTGCAGGAGCGCACGGTGCAGCGATATAAGCAACTGCAGACGAGGCTTGGCGCGATGCAGCCTGACGAGCAGCTCAAATATGCCGATGCAAGGCGTCGCAATGCGCAGCAGCGGCTAACCCAGGCGATGCTCGCCCAGCTTCGCTCGGGCAGACAGGAGCTGAGCAGCCGTGTGCGTTCGCTGGATGCACTGAGTCCGCTCAAGGTGATGTCGCGCGGTTATAGCTTGTTGTATCAAGAGGGGGGCAAGCTTGTCCGATCGGTTGAGGATACCGCAGTCGGCGAGACGGTACAGGTGCTCCTCGCAGATGGAAGCCTGGATTGTACAGTAATCAATAAGGAGAGGAGCTGA
- the xseB gene encoding exodeoxyribonuclease VII small subunit, with the protein MATSEEQLSFEQAMEKLEQIVVRLENGDVPLETAIELFQEGMQLSRLCGGKLEQIERQVELLIETEQGLERNPFYPVQEEKGE; encoded by the coding sequence ATGGCTACATCTGAGGAGCAGCTCAGCTTTGAGCAGGCGATGGAGAAGCTGGAGCAGATCGTCGTCCGTCTGGAAAACGGCGATGTGCCGCTGGAGACGGCCATTGAACTGTTTCAAGAAGGTATGCAGTTGTCGCGGCTATGCGGAGGCAAGCTGGAGCAAATCGAGCGCCAGGTTGAATTATTAATCGAGACAGAGCAGGGGCTGGAGCGCAACCCTTTTTACCCTGTCCAAGAGGAAAAAGGAGAATAG